In the genome of Hippoglossus hippoglossus isolate fHipHip1 chromosome 12, fHipHip1.pri, whole genome shotgun sequence, one region contains:
- the rabepk gene encoding rab9 effector protein with kelch motifs, which produces MEFLPVLEPLDKPKQGMWYSLIPRGGAPGVGVGHTCTFTSSGDRDRGRILIVGGANPSGSFSHSHFINLDNHEWDIPEWEGLEARYEHCSFVPESCPQSLWVFGGAQQSGNRSCIQNLQLTDSSAHWKDVSVNGTPPSPRTYHTNSACLGDTLYVFSGGEAGASPVSDQKLHVFDTVSFTWSQPETQGRHPPARHGHIIVAVGSKIYIHGGMAGEKFHNDMYSLDTGSMKWEKVQNKGDIPPGMASHSAVVLGKNIYIFGGMNKDGASNSMYRFNIEKSRWFLMKFKGDMPPNRLDHSMCLLPWKVHEEEQVDSPAASETIHLAFVFGGMDTTGVIHNDCIVTVVT; this is translated from the exons ATGGAGTTCCTCCCAGTGCTCGAGCCACTGGATAAACCCAAACAAGGCATGTG GTATTCTTTGATACCCAGGGGGGGTGCTCCAGGGGTCGGTGTGGGTCACACCTGCACATTTACTTcatctggagacagagacagaggaagaatcCTGATTGTTGGGGGAGCCAACCCCAGTGGAAGtttctcacattcacatttcaTAAATCTag ATAATCATGAATGGGACATTCCGGAGTGGGAGGGTTTGGAGGCACGATATGAACACTGCAGCTTTGTGCCAGAGAGCTGCCCACAGAGCCTGTGGGTGTTTGGGGGTGCACAGCAGAGTGGCAATCGCAGTTGTATCCAGAACTTACAGCTCACAG ACAGTAGCGCTCACTGGAAGGACGTGTCAGTTAACGGGACGCCCCCTAGCCCAAGGACATACCACACCAACTCAGCCTGCCTTGGGGACACATTGTATGTCTTCTctggaggtgaagcaggagcTTCCCCTGTGTCAGACCAAAAACTTCATGTCTTCGATACAG TGTCTTTCACCTGGTCCCAACCAGAAACACAAGGCAGACACCCACCAGCCAGACACGGCCACATTATTGTCGCAGTGGGTTCGAAGATCTACATTCACGGAGGCATGGCTGGAGAAAAATTCCACAATGACATGTACTCTCTCGACACAG ggAGTATGAAGTGGGAGAAAGTGCAGAACAAAGGAGATATCCCACCTGGAATGGCATCCCACTCAGCAGTGGTGCTGGGAAAGAACATCTACATCTTTGGAGGGATGAATAAGGATGGTGCCAGCAACTCCATGTACAGATTCAACATAG AAAAAAGTAGATGGTTCCTAATGAAATTCAAAGGAGATATGCCACCAAATCGCTTGGACCACTCCATGTGTTTGTTGCCCTGGAAGGTGCATGAAGAAGAGCAGGTCGACAGCCCTGCTGCCTCAGAGACGATACACCTGGCCTTTGTATTTGGAGGGATGGACACAACAGGTGTCATACATAATGACTGTATTGTGACTGTTGTGACATGA
- the hspa5 gene encoding endoplasmic reticulum chaperone BiP produces MKLLWVVMLVAGTAFADDDDKKENVGTVVGIDLGTTYSCVGVFKNGRVEIIANDQGNRITPSYVAFTSEGERLIGDAAKNQLTSNPENTVFDAKRLIGRTWGDSTVQSDIKYFPFKVTEKKSKPHIQVDIGGGTMKSFAPEEISAMVLTKMKETAEAYLGKKVTHAVVTVPAYFNDAQRQATKDAGTIAGLIVMRIINEPTAAAIAYGLDKRDGEKNILVFDLGGGTFDVSLLTIDNGVFEVVATNGDTHLGGEDFDQRVMEHFIKLYKKKTGKDVRKDHRAVQKLRREVEKAKRGLSAQHQARIEIESFFEGEDFSETLTRAKFEELNMDLFRSTMKPVQKVLEDSDLKKPDIDEIVLVGGSTRIPKIQQLVKEFFNGKEPSRGINPDEAVAFGAAVQAGVLSGEEDTGDVVLLDVCPLTLGIETVGGVMTKLIPRNTVVPTKKSQIFSTASDNQPTVTIKVYEGERPLTKDNHLLGTFDLTGIPPAPRGVPQIEVTFEIDVNGILRVTAEDKGTGNKNKITITNDQNRLTPDDIERMVNDAERFADEDKKLKERIDSRNELESYAYSLKNQIGDKEKLGGKLSDEDKEIIEKAVEEKIEWMESHQDAELEDFQAKKKELEEVVQPIISKLYGSAGGPPPEGAESEQEERDEL; encoded by the exons ATGAAGCTGCTGTGGGTCGTAATGCTGGTGGCCGGCACTGCGTTTGCCGATGACGACGACAAGAAGGAGAACGTGGGGACTGTGGTTGGAATCGACCTGGGCACGACCTACTCATG tGTTGGAGTGTTCAAGAATGGTCGTGTGGAGATCATTGCCAACGACCAGGGTAACCGCATCACCCCATCATACGTTGCCTTCACCAGCGAGGGCGAGCGCCTTATCGGTGATGCCGCTAAGAACCAGCTGACCTCTAACCCTGAGAACACGGTTTTCGATGCCAAGAGACTGATTGGACGCACTTGGGGGGACTCCACTGTGCAGTCGGACATCAAATACTTTCCCTTCAAG GTCACTGAGAAGAAGAGCAAGCCCCATATCCAGGTTGACATTGGTGGTGGCACGATGAAGTCATTTGCTCCTGAGGAGATCTCTGCCATGGTGCTGACTAAGATGAAGGAGACTGCTGAGGCTTACCTGGGCAAGAAG GTCACACACGCTGTGGTCACTGTCCCTGCTTACTTCAATGATGCCCAGCGTCAGGCTACTAAGGATGCTGGAACCATCGCTGGTCTGATCGTCATGAGAATCATCAATGAGCC AACTGCCGCTGCCATTGCTTATGGTCTGGACAAGAGGGATGGCGAGAAGAACATTCTTGTGTTTGATCTGGGTGGTGGCACCTTTGATGTCTCCCTCCTGACCATCGACAATGGCGTATTTGAAGTGGTGGCCACCAATGGTGACACTCACCTGGGAGGTGAAGACTTCGACCAGCGTGTCATGGAGCACTTCATCAAGCTGTACAAGAAGAAAACTGGCAAAGATGTGCGCAAAGACCACCGTGCTGTGCAGAAGCTGCGTCGTGAGGTTGAAAAGGCAAAGAGGGGGCTGTCCGCCCAGCACCAGGCCCGCATTGAGATCGAGTCCTTCTTTGAGGGAGAAGACTTCTCTGAGACTCTGACCCGTGCCAAGTTCGAAGAGCTGAACATG GACCTGTTCCGTTCCACCATGAAGCCTGTACAGAAGGTGCTGGAAGATTCTGACCTGAAGAAACCTGACATTGATGAGATTGTCCTGGTTGGAGGCTCCACCCGTATCCCCAAAATTCAGCAGCTGGTGAAGGAGTTCTTCAATGGCAAGGAGCCATCTAGGGGCATCAACCCTGATGAGGCTGTGGCATTTGGAGCCGCTGTGCAGGCTGGAGTGCTCTCTGGAGAGGAGGACACTG GTGATGTGGTTCTTCTGGATGTGTGCCCACTGACTCTTGGTATTGAGACAGTTGGAGGAGTCATGACCAAACTGATCCCCAGGAACACTGTGGTGCCCACCAAGAAATCTCAGATCTTCTCTACAGCCTCTGATAACCAGCCCACTGTCACCATTAAGGTTTATGAAG GTGAGCGTCCTCTGACAAAAGACAACCATCTGCTGGGAACCTTCGACCTGACAGGAATCCCTCCTGCCCCTCGTGGCGTACCACAGATTGAAGTCACTTTTGAAATCGATGTCAATGGCATTCTGCGAGTCACCGCTGAAGACAAGGGCACAGGCAACAAGAACAAGATCACAATCACCAACGACCAGAACCGCCTGACACCTGATGACATTGAGCGCATGGTGAATGACGCAGAGCGCTTTGCAGATGAGGACAAGAAGCTGAAAGAGAGGATCGACTCCCGCAACGAGCTGGAGAGCTACGCCTACTCTCTGAAGAACCAGATCGGCGACAAGGAGAAGCTTGGCGGCAAGCTGTCCGATGAAGACAAGGAAATCATCGAGAAGGCAGTAGAGGAGAAGATTGAGTGGATGGAGTCGCACCAAGACGCTGAGCTGGAAGACTTCCAGGCCAAGAAGAAGGAGCTGGAAGAAGTGGTGCAGCCCATTATCAGCAAGCTTTATGGCAGTGCGGGCGGCCCCCCACCTGAGGGCGCTGAGAGCGAGCAAGAGGAGAGGGATGAGTTGTAG
- the golga2 gene encoding LOW QUALITY PROTEIN: golgin subfamily A member 2 (The sequence of the model RefSeq protein was modified relative to this genomic sequence to represent the inferred CDS: deleted 2 bases in 1 codon) produces the protein MADQSRQIKLAAAKKKLKEFQQKSSPASGGGEKGGGGGGGGGGGGGGGGGGGSGAKKKRKGKGLNQYDAPTTDRNSPINFDSILKSVNQSNGVALPLYGNSQTFADVEPMGSSVPQLLEDPGGEPESNAAVPNTTNNPEFVGHNADLQDYPDTNGNESLTEENRPLSSTESLRQLSQQLNGLVSESSTAYVNGDGAPVLNEREMESRNQELAAALESSNLTNSQLNTQLDQLAKQSQELTDQLQKERKEFEQRCSKEQGAMREQLQVHIQTIGILVSEKSELQTALQYTQHAARQKTGEAEELNSRLHATKQRVSELERTLSSVSAQQKQFEKHNKELEKERDNLRLEVFRVNNVSEESKQQSSELSEKLKLTSHDNGAMRLEVEDLRKRLEIGDLMLQQYSNQSDPSSANQQAQLLVEEKQQLETQNHQLMESIGQLKTERDCYAEQIQEEGRVWKDKTEQLLTQVSLVAEERDRNINRVQELEASITELINAAALLSQEREAQGNAEPPSSGPSESEVALQESLDRLQQEKEALAEQYQAQLRDNKQLSRMCSEQETRLGEMERQVESRTQEGEDRRRMLEDVQSDKATISRALTQNRTLKDQLAELQNGFVKLTNENMELTTAIQSEQHVKKELARRMGELQEGLHNVKEELDLKNQETQGLMEQRDQVVAHLQQYCAGYQTLASEREQIHRQYLQQCQLMDRLQHDESQGRVQLEISHCQLKETQDHLEQLVRDNEQLKYEVKELLHSSVLATSPRDQGDGVESQSLQESPKMSSSIVIPEDFDSQKEMEEFIRGALVHLEGERDEARRQLEEEHRLHMAARHQAAVALSLEHQHHSHETAHDHNHEHDHTHSQHGHCEHSHEHSEGGVPVEVHQALQVAMEKLQQRFTTLMQEKVDLKERVEELEHRCIQLSGETDTIGEYIALYQNQRAIMKQKHQEKEHYISMLAQDKEEMKAKLAELQDLVMRLVAERNDWYSRYAEAVAGTSTVNPDLLPVGEDHTHPEHHGHTDMEINAVSGAEAIEVIPLSESTTGLEALSSQALSTRAAQTESKPLGPNEDGTAQQIMQLLQEIQNPQGALRSAPFLGENPCIPFFYRPDEQDEVKILVV, from the exons atggCCGACCAGAGCAGGCAAATCAAACTCGCTGCAGCCAAGAAAAAG CTGAAGGAGTTTCAGCAGAAGAGCTCCCCTGctagtggaggaggagagaagggtggaggaggaggaggaggaggaggaggaggaggtggcggagGTGGCGGAGGCGGATCAGGGgccaagaagaagaggaaggggaagggACTGAACCAGTATGATGCACCTACAACAGATAGAAACTCCCCAATCAAC TTTGACAGTATTCTCAAAAGTGTT AATCAAAGCAATGGAGTAGCCCTACCTCTTTATGGCAACAGTCAG ACCTTTGCTGACGTGGAGCCCATGGGGTCTTCAGTTCCCCAGCTGCTGGAGGACCCAGGGGGCGAGCCTGAGTCTAACGCTGCTGTGCCTAACACTACTAATAACCCTGAGTTTGTCGGTCACAACGCTGACCTGCAG gactATCCTGATACCAATGGCAATGAGAGTTTAACAGAGGAAAATAG ACCACTGTCTTCCACAGAGAGCCTACGGCAGCTCTCACAGCAGCTGAACGGCCTGGTCTCTGAG TCATCTACTGCGTATGTGAATGGAGATGGTGCACCTGTTCTcaatgagagagaaatggag AGTCGGAACCAGGAGCTGGCAGCCGCCCTGGAGTCCAGCAACCTAACAAACTCTCAGCTCAATACCCAGCTAGACCAGCTg GCAAAGCAATCTCAGGAGCTCACAGATCAGCTACAAAAG GAGCGAAAAGAATTTGAGCAGAGATGTTCCAAAGAGCAGGGAGCCATGCGCGAGCAATTGCAG gttcacatccagaccATTGGAATACTGGTATCAGAGAAATCAGAGCTACAAACAGCActacaatacacacaacacGCTGCACGGCAGAaaacag gtgaggCAGAGGAGTTGAACAGCCGTCTGCATGCAACAAAGCAGAGAGTGTCAGAGCTGGAGCGAaccctctcttctgtctcagcacaacagaaacagtttgaaaag CACAATAAAGAACTTGAAAAGGAGAGAGACAACCTGAGACTAGAGGTGTTTAGAGTAAA CAATGTGAGTGAGGAGTCGAAGCAGCAGAGCTCAGAGCTGTCTGAGAAGCTGAAACTGACGTCACATGACAATGGAgcgatgaggctggaggtggaAGATCTTCGCAAGAGGCTCGAGATTGGTGACCTCATGCTGCAACAG tACTCCAATCAGTCAGATCCCAGCAGTGCCAACCAGCAGGCGCAGTTACTGGTGgaagagaaacagcagctggagacTCAAAATCACCAG CTGATGGAGTCGATTGGTCAGctgaagacagagagggactGTTATGCAGAGCAGATCCAAGAAGAGGGCCGTGTATGGAAGGACAAAACAGAACAGCTGCTAACACAG GTGTCATTGGTtgcagaggagagggacagaAACATCAACCGAGTCCAAGAGTTGGAGGCCAGCATCACAGAGCTAATAAATGCTGCAG cgtTACTGTCCCAAGAGAGAGAGGCTCAGGGTAATGCAGAGCCTCCGTCCTCAGGACCATCAGAGAGTGAGGTGGCTCTGCAAGAGAGCCTCGACAGACTACAACAAGAGAAAGAAGCCCTGGCTGAACAGTATCAGGCTCAG CTGAGAGACAACAAGCAGCTGAGCCGCATGTGTTCTGAGCAAGAGACGCGTCTGGGGGAGATGGAGCGGCAGGTGGAGAGCCGAACCCAGGAGGGAGAGGATCGTCGCCGCATGTTGGAGGATGTTCAGTCAGACAAGGCCACTATTAGCCGCGCTCTCACCCAGAACCGGACACTGAAGGACCAGCTGGCTGAGCTTCAGAACGGTTTTGTCAAACTG ACTAATGAGAACATGGAGCTGACCACTGCCATCCAGTCAGAGCAACACGTGAAAAAGGAGCTGGCTCGCAGGATGGGTGAACTGCAAGAGGGACTGCACAATGTCAAGGAGGAG CTGGACTTGAAAAATCAAGAGACTCAGGGTCTGATGGAGCAGAGGGACCAGGTGGTGGCTCACCTGCAGCAGTACTGTGCCGGCTACCAGACCCTGGCCTCCGAGAGAGAACAGATTCACCGACAGTATCTGCAGCAGTGCCAGCTTATGGACCGGCTGCAGCACGATGAAAGCCAGGGCCGTGTGCAGCTGGAGATCAGTCACTGTCAGCTCAAAGAAACGCAG GACCATTTGGAGCAGTTGGTCAGAGACAATGAGCAGCTGAAGTATGAAGTGAAGGAACTTCTCCACAGCTCAGTTCTTGCAACATCACCGAGAGACCAAG GTGATGGAGTGGAAAGCCAGTCCCTGCAGGAGAGTCCAAAGATGTCTTCCTCCATAGTTATCCCAGAAGACTTCGATAGCCAGAAAGAGATG GAAGAGTTCATCCGTGGAGCTCTGGTTCActtggagggagagagggacgaGGCCAGGAGGCAACTGGAGGAGGAGCACAGGCTCCACATGGCAGCCCGGCACCAGGCCGCTGTGGCCCTCAGCCTTGAACACCAACACCACAGCCACGAAACTGCTCATGACCATAATCATGAGCACGATCACACTCATAGCCAACATGGTCACTGTGAACACAGTCAcgagcattcag AAGGAGGAGTTCCAGTTGAAGTTCATCAGGCCCTGCAGGTTGCCATGGAGAAGCTTCAGCAGCGTTTCACGACCCTCATGCAAGAGAAGGTGGACCTGAAGGAGcgggtggaggagctggagcatcGCTGCATCCAGTTGTCTGGAGAGACCGACACCATAG GGGAGTACATAGCCCTGTACCAGAATCAGCGAGCCATCATGAAGCAGAAACACCAGGAGAAGGAGCATTACATCAGCATGTTGGCCCAGGACAAGGAAGAGATGAAG GCGAAGCTGGCGGAGCTGCAGGATCTGGTGATGAGGTTGGTGGCTGAACGGAATGACTGGTACAGCCGCTACGCCGAAGCTGTAGCTGGCACAAGCACGGTGAACCCCGACCTGCTTCCTGTTGGGGAGGATCACACTCATCCAGAGCACCATGGGCACACAGACATGGAGATTAATGCCGTCAGTGGAGCAG AAGCCATTGAGGTCATTCCTCTGTCAGAGTCCACCACAGGCCTGGAAGCCCTCTCCTCCCAGGCACTTTCGACCAGAGCAGCCCAGACCGAGTCCAAGCCCCTGGGACCCAACGAGGACGGCACTGCGCAACAGATCATGCAGCTGCTCCAGGAGATCCAGAACCCCCAGGGGGCGCTAAGATCAGCCCCCTTCCTCGGGGAGAACCCCTGCATCCCCTTCTTCTACCGGCCCGACGAACAGGATGAAGTCAAGATCCTGGTGGTGTGA